The DNA sequence GTCTGCGGGAGGGCAAGATCGTTACTTGATCTTGGCTTCCTTATACGGCACATGCTTGCGCACCACCGGGTCGTACTTGCGCATCTCGAGCTTGTTTGGCGTCGTGCGCTTGTTCTTGGTGGTGGTGTAGTAGTGACCGGTACCGGCGCTCGATACCAGTTTGATCTTGTCGCGTGCACCCTTAGCCATGTCTCACCTCAGACCTTTTCGCCACGGGCGCGCAGGTCGGCCAGGACCGTGTCGATACCCTTCTTGTCGATGATGCGCATGGCCCTGGCAGTCAGGCGCAGGCGCACGAAGCGGTTCTCGCTCTCCACCCAGAACCGGTGCTTGTGCAGGTTGGGCAGGAAACGGCGCCGCGTCTTGTTGTTGGCGTGGGAGACGTTGTTGCCGGTGGTCGGCCGCTTCCCAGTCACTTGGCAGACTCTGGACATGGCTGCAAATCCTTAGAATTCCATCGGGTCGGGCGCCCGGCCAAGCCGGCCTGGGACCCACAGAGCGGCGCATTATGTCAGATGGCCCGGGCCCAGACAAGCCGCAGACCCGCCGGCGCCAGGCCGGATCCTGGAGCCCCACGTCCGGCAGGCTCCTAGAGCAGCCCGCGCTCGGCGAAGGAGACCGCCTCGCCGTCGCCGATCACCAGGTGGTCCAGGACCCGGATGTCTACCAGGCCCAGGGCGTCGCGCAGACGCCGGGTCAGGTGCAGATCGGCCTGGCTGGGCTCGGCGACCCCGGACGGGTGATTGTGGGCCAGGATCACGGCGGCGGCATTGTGGGCCAGTGCCGTCTTGACGACCTCGCGCGGGTGGACGCTGGCCCCGTCCAGGGTCCCACGGAACAGGGCCTCGTACTCGATGACCCGGTGCCGGTTGTCCAGGAACAGGCAGGCGAAGACCTCGTGGGGGTAGCCGCGCAGCCGGGCCTGCAGGAACCGCCGGGTGGCATCGGGGTTGGTGAGGGCGTCGCCGCGCCGCAGATCGGCCAGTAGATAACGACGCCCCAGTTCGAGCGCGGCGTGCAGCAGCGCCGCGGTGGCCGTTCCCAGGCCCCGGCAGGCCTGGAGCCGTGCCGGCGACAGATCCAGGCAGGCGCGCAGCCCGCCATGTTGCTCCAGCAGTTCGCGGCCCAGTTCGACGGCATTGCGCCCGGCGGTGCCGGTGCGCAGGAAGATGGCGAGCAGTTCGGCATCCGAGAGACTCTCGGAGCCGCGGGCGAGCAATTTCTCGCGCGGCCGTTCGGCCGCCGGCCAGTGGCGGATGGACATGGACAACCTCCTTGTTGTCGGTGGGTGTGGGACGTCTACAGCATAGCTGGGTGTTGGGAGTGAGGCGTGAGGCCTCACTCCTCACTCCCGCCCCGCGGTGGTAAACTCCCGGCATGTTTGAACTTTCCAATAAGCGCATCCTCCTCGGGGTGTCCGGTGGGATTGCCGCCTACAAGAGTGCGGAGCTGGTGCGGCGGCTGCGCGAGGCCGGGGCGGAGGTGCGGGTGGTGATGACCGCGGGCGCCACGCGCTTCATCACACCGCTGACGCTGCAGGCGTTGTCGGGCCGGCCGGTGCGTACCGGGTTGTTTGAGGCCGAGGCCGAGGCGGCCATGAGTCATATCGAACT is a window from the Gammaproteobacteria bacterium genome containing:
- the radC gene encoding DNA repair protein RadC — protein: MSIRHWPAAERPREKLLARGSESLSDAELLAIFLRTGTAGRNAVELGRELLEQHGGLRACLDLSPARLQACRGLGTATAALLHAALELGRRYLLADLRRGDALTNPDATRRFLQARLRGYPHEVFACLFLDNRHRVIEYEALFRGTLDGASVHPREVVKTALAHNAAAVILAHNHPSGVAEPSQADLHLTRRLRDALGLVDIRVLDHLVIGDGEAVSFAERGLL
- the rpmG gene encoding 50S ribosomal protein L33; translated protein: MAKGARDKIKLVSSAGTGHYYTTTKNKRTTPNKLEMRKYDPVVRKHVPYKEAKIK
- the rpmB gene encoding 50S ribosomal protein L28; the protein is MSRVCQVTGKRPTTGNNVSHANNKTRRRFLPNLHKHRFWVESENRFVRLRLTARAMRIIDKKGIDTVLADLRARGEKV